The Syntrophales bacterium region CCTGCCCGATGGGGGTCTTAAGTCGTGAATTCCTGAAGAAGATCTCCGTCAAGGACGGCGAGATGGTGATCGTCGATATGGAGGCCGGGGTCGAGCATTTCGGCCGCGGGGTGGAAACGAGCATCGATAATGTGCTGATCGTTGTCGAACCGCCTCTGGAATCAATGGAGATGGCAACAAAGATTCATGGCATGTCCCAGGGAAGCGGCATAAAAAATACCTGGGCGGTGCTGAATAAAATCCCCAATGAAGAAATCAGGCAAAGGCTCGAAGCAGAACTCGCCAAAAGGGGCATCAAGGTTATCGGATGCGTGTATCTTGATCAGGAGATTTTCATGGCCAGCGTGGATGGTCGTGTTCCGAAACAAGGGGCGGCAGCCAACGAAATCAAAGGGATAATGGACTTCATCCTCACAAAGACAGAGGGAAAACATTCCAGC contains the following coding sequences:
- a CDS encoding AAA family ATPase, with product MKISVCAKGGSGKSTIVTLLANEARNRGSRVLIVDSDESNSGLYRMLGFDEPPVPLMELVGGKSSLKQNMKKLDIFAGDKIPVDDIPAGYLLQHDHIMLVSIGKIMQSLEGCACPMGVLSREFLKKISVKDGEMVIVDMEAGVEHFGRGVETSIDNVLIVVEPPLESMEMATKIHGMSQGSGIKNTWAVLNKIPNEEIRQRLEAELAKRGIKVIGCVYLDQEIFMASVDGRVPKQGAAANEIKGIMDFILTKTEGKHSS